A part of Babylonia areolata isolate BAREFJ2019XMU chromosome 6, ASM4173473v1, whole genome shotgun sequence genomic DNA contains:
- the LOC143283109 gene encoding uncharacterized protein LOC143283109 isoform X2 yields MGSDQSTFSEGGLGRSKQDPSKFSTSRPIGEASTPSELAVLCSEGSGGWLLSSHIVWVLEQVNRTSRTSVALCLNAATVNDLKGLQQKRNLREVKKLIFILNVGIDYRGTFVSSASKSGCHWALAVVDIAARGNPTTIYCDSLGWECPQNFGTCVQPFLQFFGCGVPSMLVALAHDTTAQNGPHQCTHLCLNYPLQTCGNVCGVIAVIAAVIAAQDD; encoded by the exons ATGGGATCGGATCAAAGCACTTTTTCGGAAGGAGGACTTGGCAGATCTAAACAAGATCCCTCAAAATTTTCAACCAGTCGACCTATTGGCGAAG CTTCAACACCAAGTGAGTTGGCAGTACTGTGTTCCGAGGGTTCCGGGGGCTGGCTTCTGTCAAGCCATATCGTCTGGGTACTAGAGCAAGTGAACCGAACATCCAGGACATCGGTCGCTCTTTGCCTGAATGCAGCCACTGTCAACGACCTCAAAGGGCTTCAGCAGAAAAGGAATCTCCGTGAGGTGAAAAAGCTGATCTTCATCTTGAATGTTGGCATTGACTATCGGGGGACCTTTGTGTCATCGGCGTCAAAATCAGGCTGTCACTGGGCCCTTGCAGTGGTGGATATCGCAGCGAGGGGGAACCCAACAACCATCTATTGTGACAGCCTGGGTTGGGAATGCCCGCAGAACTTTGGCACCTGCGTCCAAccatttttacaattttttggaTGTGGTGTTCCCAGTATGCTGGTTGCCTTGGCCCACGACACTACTGCACAGAATGGTCCTCACCAATGTACACATCTGTGCTTGAACTATCCTCTGCAGACATGTGGCAATGTCTGCGGAGTGATAGCAGTCATTGCAGCTGTCATTGCTGCACAAGATGACTGA